A genomic segment from Rubrobacter tropicus encodes:
- a CDS encoding acetoin dehydrogenase dihydrolipoyllysine-residue acetyltransferase subunit, with translation MSETQQIAKLGMPKWGLSMTEGTVVQWLVEEGADLSSGDEVVEVESEKINNAVETPASGVLRRRVAKEGEVLPVGGLLGVIAPADVPDSEVDAFVEEFQETFDPAEAAEAGGPEPETVEVGGRRIQYLRMGEGGVPLVLIPGFGGDINIFVFNQEALSEDRAVYALDMPGHGGSEKDVGEGDLDFFVGVVEGFLDEMGVEKAHLAGHSMGGAIAGAFALAHPERVTSLVLLASAGLGEEINADYIEGFIAANRRKEMKNVLQLLFADPDLVTRQLVNDQLQYKRKDGVDEALRAVADKMFPDGKQAGVSDLSGTEVPILAVWGREDAIVPAKHSENLPEHAKVEILEGKGHMVQMEAAGPTNRLIQGFLAGSA, from the coding sequence ATGAGCGAGACGCAGCAGATAGCCAAGCTCGGGATGCCCAAGTGGGGGCTCTCCATGACCGAGGGGACGGTCGTGCAGTGGCTCGTCGAGGAGGGCGCGGATCTCAGCAGCGGCGACGAAGTGGTCGAGGTGGAGAGCGAGAAGATCAACAACGCGGTGGAGACCCCGGCCTCCGGCGTCCTCCGCCGCCGGGTCGCCAAGGAGGGCGAGGTGCTCCCGGTCGGCGGCCTCCTGGGCGTGATAGCCCCGGCCGACGTCCCCGACTCGGAGGTGGACGCCTTCGTCGAGGAGTTTCAGGAGACCTTCGATCCCGCGGAGGCGGCCGAGGCGGGCGGTCCCGAACCCGAGACGGTCGAGGTCGGCGGGAGGCGCATCCAGTACCTCCGGATGGGCGAAGGCGGCGTGCCGCTCGTCCTGATCCCAGGCTTCGGCGGCGACATCAACATCTTCGTCTTCAACCAGGAAGCGCTCTCCGAAGACAGGGCCGTCTACGCCCTGGACATGCCTGGCCACGGGGGTTCGGAGAAGGACGTCGGCGAAGGCGATCTGGACTTCTTCGTCGGGGTGGTGGAGGGTTTTCTGGACGAGATGGGCGTGGAGAAGGCGCACCTCGCCGGGCACTCGATGGGCGGGGCCATAGCCGGGGCTTTCGCGCTGGCGCATCCGGAGCGGGTCACCTCGCTGGTGCTGCTAGCGAGCGCGGGGCTTGGGGAGGAGATCAACGCCGACTACATCGAGGGCTTTATAGCGGCGAACCGGCGCAAGGAGATGAAGAACGTTCTGCAACTCCTCTTCGCCGACCCCGACCTCGTCACGCGCCAGCTCGTGAACGACCAGCTCCAGTACAAGCGCAAGGACGGGGTCGACGAAGCCCTACGGGCGGTCGCCGACAAGATGTTCCCCGACGGCAAACAGGCGGGCGTCTCCGACCTTTCCGGGACGGAAGTCCCGATACTGGCCGTCTGGGGGCGGGAGGACGCGATCGTGCCCGCGAAACATTCGGAGAACCTGCCGGAGCACGCAAAGGTGGAGATCCTCGAAGGCAAGGGACACATGGTTCAGATGGAGGCGGCGGGGCCGACGAACCGCCTGATCCAGGGTTTCCTGGCTGGTTCCGCCTGA
- a CDS encoding response regulator transcription factor, translating into MVGEGAIKVVVVDDHKLFARGLSGLVGMLPDVEVVGEAYDGEEAVRLCREKEPDVVLMDISMPKLDGIAATREVTDLLPQTAVVILTGHEEDEHVFEGIKAGARGYLLKDADPDDLSRAIRTVHAGHTIIAPGLAQKMLQTFEEGGSAVSRLAAPPPLTGRELEVIRSLARGMSDRQIAQALGISEKTVGNHTSNIYRKLHIFDRTQAVVYAIKEGVIEVEDLEYRPPEAP; encoded by the coding sequence TTGGTCGGTGAGGGCGCCATAAAGGTCGTGGTGGTGGACGACCACAAGCTCTTCGCGAGGGGCCTCTCGGGCCTCGTGGGCATGCTGCCCGACGTGGAGGTCGTCGGCGAGGCCTACGACGGCGAGGAGGCCGTCAGGCTGTGCAGGGAGAAGGAGCCGGACGTCGTGCTCATGGACATCTCCATGCCCAAGCTCGACGGCATCGCCGCGACGCGTGAGGTCACCGACCTCCTGCCCCAGACCGCCGTCGTCATCCTCACCGGGCACGAGGAGGACGAGCACGTATTCGAGGGCATCAAGGCCGGCGCCCGGGGATACCTGCTGAAGGACGCGGACCCCGACGACCTCTCGCGCGCCATCCGCACGGTACACGCCGGGCACACCATCATCGCGCCCGGCCTGGCACAGAAGATGCTGCAGACCTTCGAAGAGGGCGGCTCCGCGGTCTCGCGCCTCGCCGCCCCGCCGCCCCTTACGGGGAGGGAGCTGGAAGTAATAAGGAGCCTGGCGCGGGGGATGAGCGACCGGCAGATAGCCCAGGCTCTGGGCATCTCGGAGAAGACCGTGGGCAACCACACCTCGAACATCTACCGCAAGCTGCACATCTTCGATAGGACCCAGGCGGTCGTCTACGCCATAAAGGAGGGGGTCATAGAGGTCGAGGATCTGGAGTACCGCCCCCCAGAGGCACCCTGA
- a CDS encoding ATP-NAD kinase family protein: MPVTVGVVANPASGRDIRRLVSGASVFDNGEKGNMVYRLMVGLAAVGVERVLMMPAASGLYDSLERTLRAAASGASRSRVTDLELVEMKVRHNASDTVFAVGEMERRGVAAIVVLGGDGTSRIVARHCPVDLPLCPLSTGTNNAFPEMREATVAGIATGLVASGRVGGEALRREKVLRVKLNDEPDRDCALVDVAVNAERFVGARALWRAGDISEIVVTSARPDAVGLSSVAGLLDPTGRDAPHGLHVRLAPPERAETVLHVPLAPGLVVPVGVEGISRVEPGEAVALAPGAGSVALDGEREMELGPRDRVEVELDTNGPLTVDVGAAMREAARRGLLNGAARRSSSTGRGDWGGLPG, translated from the coding sequence TTGCCCGTAACGGTCGGCGTCGTCGCGAACCCGGCCTCGGGCCGGGACATACGCAGGCTCGTCTCGGGCGCCTCCGTCTTCGACAACGGCGAGAAGGGCAACATGGTCTACCGCCTGATGGTCGGCCTCGCCGCCGTCGGCGTCGAGCGCGTCCTGATGATGCCGGCCGCCTCGGGCCTCTACGACAGCCTGGAACGGACCCTCAGGGCCGCCGCCTCGGGCGCCTCGCGCAGCCGGGTGACGGATCTGGAACTCGTAGAGATGAAGGTCCGCCACAACGCTTCCGACACCGTCTTCGCCGTCGGGGAGATGGAACGCCGCGGGGTGGCCGCCATCGTCGTGCTCGGCGGAGACGGCACGAGCCGCATCGTCGCGCGCCACTGCCCGGTGGACCTTCCCCTCTGCCCCCTCTCGACGGGGACCAACAACGCCTTCCCCGAGATGCGCGAGGCGACGGTGGCGGGCATCGCGACGGGGCTGGTGGCGTCGGGGCGGGTCGGCGGGGAGGCGTTGCGCCGGGAGAAGGTCTTGCGCGTGAAACTGAACGACGAGCCCGACCGCGACTGCGCCCTGGTGGACGTGGCCGTGAACGCCGAGCGCTTCGTGGGCGCCCGCGCGCTCTGGCGCGCCGGGGACATCTCCGAGATCGTGGTCACCTCCGCCCGCCCCGACGCGGTCGGCCTCTCCTCCGTCGCGGGCCTCCTGGATCCCACGGGCCGCGACGCCCCGCACGGCCTCCACGTCCGCCTCGCCCCGCCCGAACGCGCCGAGACCGTCCTCCACGTTCCGCTGGCCCCCGGGCTCGTCGTCCCTGTCGGGGTGGAGGGGATCTCGCGCGTCGAGCCGGGGGAGGCGGTCGCGCTCGCGCCCGGCGCCGGTAGCGTGGCGCTGGACGGCGAGCGGGAGATGGAGTTGGGGCCGCGGGACCGGGTGGAGGTGGAGCTCGATACCAACGGCCCACTCACCGTGGACGTCGGCGCGGCGATGCGGGAAGCGGCCCGGCGCGGGCTGTTGAACGGCGCGGCCCGAAGGTCTTCGTCAACGGGTCGCGGAGACTGGGGAGGGTTGCCTGGCTAG
- a CDS encoding PAS domain-containing sensor histidine kinase has translation MEEGIYRAVVERNPVGVLVYDPDTRGILYANPALEGMLLYGAGELRETQLYDLFALDRRDTDARTGRALEAGQCPPDEVRLRRKNGSLVRAEVRLVAIPHVGRGAVCALVRDVEDEVRGKPRGTAAFARSAIDSLSAHVAILDGTGTIVATNRPWRRFAEANGAVPAEVSEGVNYLEVCDAAAGRNCADAAAFARGMRSVLSGREEAFEREYPCHSPTERRWFVGRVTRFADTEPPWAVVAHENVTGRKKAENALQDQNVLLKTTLSQAAEAIVVCDLQGRFTFANDAARRMAMTEPEGSTLDAVSEVAGVPHYPDGTRMPVEQSAMRRALRGETTVGMEVRMVRPDGSHYDLLASAGPLENSDGTIVGAVASFRDITEQKAMEEERERSRGREIATRTQREERRRISRDLHDMVLQDLSGALQSLRLAHLHARGAGSPLDLEEELGALRRATAGLRGAIYDLRHEEERTFVRSVESLVELNRQATPGRRISLGVEEGFPEELPGEVGVELLRILQEALANARRHSGAENVRVRLLAEGGEALAELTDDGRGFEPGEVREGVGLSAMRERVERLGGGIEVVSRPGEGTRVTVRVPLGGGTPDPRPL, from the coding sequence CTGGAGGGCATGCTTCTGTACGGGGCGGGGGAACTACGGGAGACGCAGCTGTACGACCTCTTCGCCCTCGACCGCCGGGACACGGACGCCCGGACGGGCCGGGCCCTCGAGGCGGGGCAGTGCCCGCCGGACGAGGTAAGGCTGCGACGCAAGAACGGCTCCCTCGTCCGCGCCGAGGTCCGTCTGGTCGCGATACCCCACGTCGGCCGCGGGGCCGTCTGCGCGCTGGTTCGGGATGTCGAAGACGAGGTCCGGGGCAAGCCGCGCGGCACCGCGGCCTTCGCCCGATCCGCCATCGACAGCCTCTCCGCGCACGTGGCGATCCTCGACGGGACCGGAACCATCGTCGCCACCAACAGGCCCTGGCGCCGGTTCGCCGAGGCAAACGGGGCCGTCCCGGCGGAGGTCTCGGAGGGCGTCAACTACCTGGAGGTCTGCGACGCGGCCGCGGGCCGGAACTGCGCCGACGCCGCCGCTTTCGCCCGGGGGATGAGGTCCGTGCTCTCCGGGCGGGAGGAGGCCTTCGAGCGCGAGTACCCCTGCCACTCGCCCACCGAGCGCCGGTGGTTTGTCGGGCGGGTTACGCGGTTCGCCGACACCGAACCGCCGTGGGCGGTCGTCGCCCACGAGAACGTTACCGGGCGAAAGAAGGCAGAGAACGCCCTGCAGGACCAGAACGTATTGCTGAAGACCACCCTCAGCCAGGCGGCCGAAGCCATCGTGGTCTGCGACCTGCAAGGGAGGTTCACGTTCGCCAACGACGCGGCGAGACGCATGGCGATGACGGAACCCGAAGGCTCCACCCTGGACGCCGTATCGGAGGTGGCGGGGGTGCCCCACTACCCCGATGGCACCCGCATGCCCGTGGAACAGAGCGCGATGCGAAGGGCCCTGCGGGGGGAGACCACCGTCGGCATGGAGGTACGAATGGTCAGGCCCGACGGCAGCCACTACGATCTCCTCGCCAGCGCCGGTCCTCTGGAGAATTCGGACGGCACGATCGTCGGCGCGGTCGCGAGCTTCCGGGACATCACGGAGCAAAAGGCGATGGAGGAGGAGAGGGAGCGTTCGCGCGGACGGGAGATCGCGACCCGCACCCAGAGAGAGGAGCGGCGCAGGATCTCCCGGGACCTGCACGACATGGTGCTCCAGGATCTCTCAGGGGCGCTGCAGTCGCTGCGCCTCGCCCACCTGCACGCCAGAGGCGCGGGGTCGCCCCTCGACCTGGAGGAGGAGCTCGGGGCCCTGCGGCGGGCGACCGCGGGCCTGCGGGGCGCCATCTACGACCTGAGGCACGAGGAAGAACGGACGTTCGTGAGGTCCGTCGAGTCGCTCGTCGAGCTCAACCGCCAGGCGACGCCGGGGCGCCGGATCTCGCTCGGCGTGGAGGAAGGGTTCCCGGAGGAACTGCCTGGCGAGGTGGGCGTGGAACTGCTTCGCATCCTGCAGGAGGCGCTCGCCAACGCCAGGCGCCACTCCGGGGCGGAGAACGTGCGGGTGAGGCTTCTCGCGGAGGGCGGCGAGGCGCTGGCGGAGCTGACCGACGACGGTCGAGGGTTCGAGCCGGGGGAGGTCAGGGAGGGCGTCGGGCTCTCGGCCATGCGAGAGCGGGTCGAGCGCCTGGGCGGCGGGATCGAGGTGGTCAGCCGGCCCGGCGAAGGGACGCGGGTTACGGTCAGGGTGCCTCTGGGGGGCGGTACTCCAGATCCTCGACCTCTATGA